Proteins from a single region of Chitinibacter bivalviorum:
- a CDS encoding ABC-2 family transporter protein: MTFATAYLRMARADAAAKLENRADFGLIMLGVISTSLASMLTVYFMLGASGTVMGWSRGELIFMQGFMFTIFAPQSSCFNSMYWVEIWLKNGNFTRFYTRPGHPLLLLMLEKFHPQGFICLFTGLAYCIFGLWNTPYLSDGMFWLKFIIMVPFAAIVLLSVNMMAVSCCFWLGESFAMQVMMGKLTDMSRYPLEIFPKLTRYAFMALPLGGIVWWPTLALLRDANVWSTIALMGLIAAGSLYALHWQWKLGMRHWAGSGG; this comes from the coding sequence ATGACTTTTGCCACCGCCTACCTGCGTATGGCGCGCGCCGACGCAGCGGCAAAATTGGAAAATCGCGCGGATTTCGGGCTGATTATGCTTGGCGTGATCTCAACTTCACTTGCCAGCATGCTGACGGTGTACTTTATGCTCGGAGCTTCTGGCACGGTAATGGGCTGGAGTCGGGGCGAATTGATCTTTATGCAGGGCTTTATGTTCACGATTTTTGCCCCGCAAAGTAGCTGTTTTAATTCGATGTACTGGGTGGAGATCTGGCTCAAGAACGGCAATTTCACGCGTTTTTATACCCGCCCCGGCCATCCGCTATTGCTGCTGATGCTGGAAAAATTTCACCCCCAGGGCTTTATTTGCCTGTTTACTGGCCTCGCCTATTGCATCTTTGGGCTGTGGAATACGCCGTATCTGAGTGACGGTATGTTTTGGCTAAAATTCATCATCATGGTGCCATTTGCGGCAATTGTGTTGCTATCGGTCAATATGATGGCGGTATCCTGCTGTTTCTGGTTGGGCGAATCTTTTGCGATGCAAGTCATGATGGGCAAGCTGACCGATATGTCGCGCTACCCGCTAGAAATTTTCCCCAAGCTCACGCGCTACGCCTTTATGGCTTTGCCACTGGGCGGCATCGTCTGGTGGCCAACGCTGGCCTTACTGCGCGACGCGAATGTCTGGAGCACGATTGCGCTCATGGGCCTGATCGCCGCTGGCTCGCTGTATGCGCTGCACTGGCAATGGAAATTAGGCATGCGCCATTGGGCTGGTTCGGGAGGTTAA
- a CDS encoding fructosamine kinase family protein, giving the protein MSNLITDLESAITSATGAVFHVKQQRSVGGGCINEAFVISDRADSTRQYFVKTNRAALHHMFVAEAAGLVALGEGMRVPQPIADGVSGAQAWLVLEYLPMAGSPDPESMGAALARVHRITPTGLTKGSPRFGWDIDNTIGSTPQSNRWNQSWIDFWRDERLLPQFKLARHNGCDFGAAGAKLLDKLPEFFRDYTPQPSLLHGDLWGGNAAGLADGTPVIFDPACYFGDRECDLAMTELFGGFGPRFMAAYHAAWPIDAGYAQRKTLYNLYHIINHVNLFGSGYEGQARQMIATLLRA; this is encoded by the coding sequence ATGTCCAATCTCATCACCGATCTCGAATCTGCCATCACCTCCGCCACCGGCGCGGTGTTTCACGTGAAGCAACAACGCAGCGTGGGTGGGGGCTGTATTAATGAGGCGTTTGTGATCAGCGATCGCGCCGACTCAACGCGGCAGTATTTTGTGAAAACCAATCGCGCGGCTTTGCATCACATGTTTGTTGCTGAGGCGGCGGGGCTGGTGGCGCTGGGGGAGGGAATGCGTGTGCCGCAGCCGATTGCGGATGGGGTGAGTGGCGCGCAGGCTTGGCTGGTACTCGAATATTTGCCGATGGCCGGCTCGCCCGATCCAGAGTCTATGGGGGCGGCTTTGGCGCGGGTACATCGCATTACGCCGACGGGTTTGACGAAGGGCTCGCCGCGCTTTGGTTGGGATATTGATAACACCATCGGCAGCACGCCGCAAAGTAATCGCTGGAATCAGAGTTGGATAGATTTCTGGCGTGATGAACGACTGCTGCCGCAATTCAAATTGGCGCGACACAATGGCTGTGATTTTGGCGCTGCGGGCGCTAAGTTGCTCGATAAATTGCCCGAGTTTTTCCGCGATTACACGCCGCAACCGAGCTTGCTGCATGGTGATTTGTGGGGCGGGAATGCGGCGGGGCTGGCCGATGGTACGCCGGTGATTTTTGACCCCGCCTGCTACTTTGGCGATCGCGAGTGCGATTTGGCAATGACCGAGTTATTCGGCGGTTTCGGGCCGCGCTTTATGGCGGCCTATCACGCGGCGTGGCCGATTGATGCGGGCTACGCGCAGCGCAAGACGCTGTATAACCTGTATCACATTATCAATCATGTGAATTTATTCGGCAGCGGCTACGAAGGCCAAGCGCGGCAGATGATTGCCACTTTGCTGCGCGCTTGA
- a CDS encoding NAD(P)-dependent oxidoreductase codes for MKIALIGATGFVGSAILQELANRGHQVTAVVSNIAKVPALANVTARASNAYDAADIAAAVAGHDAVISAFNPGWGKPDIQALFLQGHNAIVAGVKAAGVADFLEVGGAGSLYIAPGLQLIDTPDFPAEWKEGALGAREALNLLRAESSLKWRFVSPPVFLAPGERTGQYRVGGDDVLFAGEQPAGISVADLAVAIVDEIETPKHIQQRFTAASV; via the coding sequence ATGAAAATCGCTCTGATCGGTGCAACTGGTTTTGTCGGCTCAGCCATCTTGCAAGAGCTCGCCAATCGCGGCCACCAAGTCACTGCCGTGGTCAGCAATATTGCCAAAGTGCCAGCGCTGGCCAATGTCACCGCCCGCGCCAGCAATGCCTATGACGCCGCCGACATCGCCGCCGCTGTGGCGGGCCACGATGCTGTGATTTCGGCCTTTAACCCCGGCTGGGGCAAGCCCGATATTCAAGCGCTATTTTTGCAAGGCCACAACGCCATCGTGGCGGGTGTGAAAGCCGCTGGCGTGGCTGATTTTCTGGAAGTCGGCGGTGCGGGTAGCCTGTATATCGCGCCGGGATTGCAACTGATCGACACGCCTGATTTCCCTGCTGAATGGAAAGAAGGCGCACTGGGCGCACGCGAAGCGCTGAATCTGCTGCGCGCCGAGAGCAGCCTGAAATGGCGTTTTGTTTCGCCACCGGTGTTCCTCGCCCCCGGCGAGCGCACAGGCCAATATCGCGTAGGCGGTGATGACGTGCTATTTGCTGGTGAGCAGCCAGCGGGTATTTCGGTGGCCGACTTGGCGGTGGCGATTGTCGATGAAATCGAAACGCCAAAACACATTCAACAGCGCTTCACCGCCGCCAGCGTCTAA
- a CDS encoding helix-turn-helix domain-containing protein — translation MLNSPLPIVAVVAFDQISPFHLSVPCVVFGENHPGAPRFDLRVCAIDPPPLRTSAGFTVGNVYDLTTLEQADLIIIPSWRNPAEQAPQALLDALVVAAQRGAHLVGLCLGAYVLAEAGLLDGRKATTHWAFADDFARRFPQVRLDADVLYLDDGRIHTSAGTAAGLDCCLHLLRSQYGVSAANAVARRLVVPPHRQGGQSQFIQQPLPSTARDSRLAELIEWVRLNLAQPHTLDSLAAKAIMSRRTFTRHFQQLYGLSVGQWLINERLALTQSLLEGSDLNIEQISEQAGFGSPVSLRHHFRQQFGVSPQVWRQTFRGTT, via the coding sequence ATGCTCAACTCTCCGCTGCCCATCGTTGCCGTCGTTGCATTTGATCAGATTAGCCCCTTCCATTTATCGGTGCCGTGCGTGGTATTTGGCGAAAATCACCCCGGCGCCCCGCGTTTTGATTTGCGCGTGTGCGCCATCGATCCACCACCATTGCGCACCTCGGCAGGCTTTACGGTTGGCAATGTGTATGATCTGACCACGCTAGAGCAGGCCGATCTGATCATTATCCCCAGCTGGCGCAATCCCGCCGAACAAGCACCCCAAGCCTTACTCGACGCACTTGTGGTTGCCGCGCAGCGCGGTGCGCATTTGGTGGGCTTGTGCTTGGGTGCGTATGTGCTGGCCGAGGCGGGGCTGCTCGACGGTCGAAAGGCGACGACGCATTGGGCGTTTGCCGATGATTTTGCGCGACGTTTTCCGCAGGTCAGGCTCGATGCCGACGTGTTGTATCTCGATGATGGCCGCATCCATACTTCGGCGGGCACGGCAGCGGGGCTCGATTGCTGCTTGCACTTGCTCCGCAGCCAATATGGCGTGAGCGCTGCCAACGCTGTCGCGCGTCGACTCGTGGTGCCGCCGCACCGGCAAGGCGGGCAAAGTCAGTTTATTCAGCAACCGCTGCCCAGCACGGCGCGCGATTCACGGCTGGCCGAGCTGATTGAATGGGTGCGATTAAATCTGGCGCAGCCACACACGCTCGATAGCCTCGCAGCCAAAGCAATCATGAGTCGGCGCACCTTTACACGGCATTTTCAACAGCTTTATGGCCTCAGCGTAGGGCAATGGCTAATCAACGAGCGATTGGCGCTGACGCAAAGCCTGCTCGAAGGCAGCGATTTGAATATTGAGCAAATCAGCGAGCAAGCCGGCTTTGGCTCGCCAGTCTCGCTGCGACACCATTTCAGGCAGCAATTCGGGGTATCGCCGCAAGTTTGGCGGCAGACATTTCGCGGTACTACCTAG
- a CDS encoding anti-phage dCTP deaminase has protein sequence MELVKGVIEEEQIRMKLKKFSPQGPDDTLTEELVIALCAPVGSPLDNVSDTLSKFLAGYGYHKPTKIKISDYIKQECGIEVKNPPTIECKLKLIEAGNKLRQENGHDYLAKKVVSQILRERLINAKKNLRKENPSLTEESLENAEDIEIKDALQAEINRSRRHCYIINSIKNEGELKLLRKVYGDSFFQIGIVCPIEQRKLTLTKNKDDKDLNKIIDIDSGEEINNGQQMHKVFQASDYFIRMETEATLDAKISRFLTLLFEERISTPTVAENAMFAATSAAKNSACMSRQVGAAIADKNGEIISTGWNDVPRRTKSADILNTWDNRCHSHPTGAGFCRNDLHKNMLKDEIEKSIKGWLVSAAAYIDAQDNSGSASVDLINKILANKSITLDKILSKTKVKDLIEFSRAVHAEMHAIIRASGTGRDLQDSVLYCTTYPCHNCAKHIIASGVSEVYYMEPYKKSLAIDLHDDSLVESATEDRKLVALMPYEGVAPSRFYFFFGMKRKRKDSEGKYLKIDEITSAKPKTETNMESIPALETIILKSESRLDFEKSKTWSNDHGKGVSAANS, from the coding sequence AATTGAGGAGGAGCAAATTAGAATGAAACTTAAAAAATTTAGCCCTCAAGGTCCAGATGACACCCTAACAGAAGAATTAGTAATCGCGTTATGTGCGCCCGTTGGATCACCACTGGATAATGTCTCAGATACACTCAGCAAATTTTTAGCAGGCTATGGTTATCACAAACCAACTAAAATAAAAATTAGCGATTATATCAAGCAAGAATGCGGGATTGAAGTTAAAAACCCACCAACCATTGAATGCAAACTAAAATTAATTGAAGCAGGCAATAAATTAAGGCAGGAAAATGGACACGACTATCTGGCAAAGAAAGTTGTGTCACAAATATTACGAGAGCGATTAATTAACGCAAAGAAGAATCTAAGAAAAGAAAACCCTTCACTCACAGAAGAGTCCTTAGAAAACGCTGAAGACATTGAAATAAAAGACGCACTTCAAGCAGAAATAAATAGAAGCAGAAGACATTGCTACATCATTAACTCAATAAAAAATGAAGGTGAATTAAAGCTATTACGAAAGGTTTATGGTGATTCTTTTTTTCAGATTGGAATTGTCTGTCCAATAGAGCAAAGAAAGCTAACACTTACAAAAAACAAAGACGACAAAGATTTAAATAAGATAATTGACATTGATTCAGGCGAAGAGATCAATAACGGCCAACAAATGCATAAGGTATTTCAAGCATCCGATTATTTCATTCGCATGGAAACCGAGGCAACACTTGATGCTAAAATCTCTAGATTTCTAACCTTATTATTCGAGGAGAGAATTAGCACTCCAACTGTTGCTGAAAATGCAATGTTTGCAGCTACATCAGCGGCTAAAAATTCTGCATGTATGTCACGTCAGGTTGGTGCAGCTATTGCTGATAAAAATGGTGAAATTATATCTACAGGCTGGAATGACGTACCAAGACGGACAAAATCTGCTGATATTCTAAACACATGGGACAATCGTTGCCACAGTCACCCTACTGGAGCAGGTTTTTGTAGAAATGATTTACACAAGAATATGCTGAAGGATGAAATTGAAAAATCAATTAAAGGTTGGTTGGTTAGCGCTGCTGCTTATATTGATGCACAAGATAATTCAGGGTCCGCATCTGTTGATTTGATTAACAAAATTCTTGCAAATAAAAGCATAACTTTAGATAAGATTCTATCAAAAACGAAGGTTAAAGATTTAATAGAGTTTTCACGTGCCGTTCACGCAGAAATGCATGCGATCATCCGTGCATCTGGAACAGGTAGAGATCTACAAGATAGCGTGTTATACTGCACGACGTACCCTTGTCACAACTGTGCTAAACACATAATTGCATCAGGGGTATCTGAAGTTTATTATATGGAACCATATAAAAAATCATTAGCTATTGACCTTCATGATGACTCCCTCGTAGAGAGCGCTACAGAAGATCGTAAACTTGTGGCATTAATGCCATATGAAGGAGTTGCACCATCTAGGTTTTATTTCTTTTTTGGAATGAAAAGAAAAAGGAAAGATAGTGAAGGTAAATATCTAAAAATTGATGAAATCACTTCAGCAAAACCAAAGACAGAAACAAATATGGAATCGATACCTGCACTTGAAACAATAATTTTAAAATCAGAAAGCAGGCTAGATTTTGAAAAATCGAAAACTTGGAGTAACGATCATGGAAAAGGAGTATCAGCAGCTAATTCTTGA
- a CDS encoding GNAT family N-acetyltransferase, protein MNNEMNAPALTLSTDLSTMDWPRITAWLAGSYWSPGISQHYVEQAARASTVVIGAFVDGQQVGYARVISDTVRFAYLADVYVDEAYRGGGISKKIISELLSSPILAGVSRCFLLTGNAHGLYEQFGFQVFPAPERMMVRENPSGIDFTQTPI, encoded by the coding sequence AATGAAATGAACGCACCTGCACTGACATTGAGCACTGACTTATCCACGATGGACTGGCCGCGCATTACGGCGTGGTTGGCCGGCTCGTATTGGTCGCCGGGCATTAGCCAGCATTACGTTGAGCAAGCCGCACGTGCTTCTACGGTGGTGATTGGTGCATTCGTCGACGGGCAGCAAGTGGGCTATGCACGGGTAATCAGCGACACGGTGCGCTTTGCCTATCTGGCCGATGTGTATGTTGATGAAGCCTATCGAGGCGGGGGTATATCAAAGAAAATCATTTCTGAACTGCTGTCTAGCCCAATACTAGCAGGTGTATCCCGCTGCTTTTTACTGACTGGCAATGCACACGGCTTGTATGAGCAATTTGGATTTCAGGTATTCCCAGCACCAGAGCGCATGATGGTGCGCGAAAATCCGAGTGGAATTGATTTTACCCAGACGCCCATTTGA
- a CDS encoding LysR family transcriptional regulator, which produces MDALRRMAIFARVVELGSMNAAAKALGMTPSAVSQHLSKLEAQHNVTLLHRTTRKLTLTEAGAVFYQGCADMLAAAQLAEQRITELRDAPVGELRLSAPTGFAGPLISQALAPLLKAHPQLSLRLFFHDEMIDLVGNRIDLALRAGELKDSSLVARHLADWPNVLVAAPQFLARIAPIAHPSQLAEQQWIGIEAGRSDFVFIHPNGERCQPTITPRIVSNNIVSAREFVLAGMGLAIQPEPEVRTAINDGRLMVVLPEWRLPSIAIYAVTPRREAQPAKVRYAIEALKAQLAL; this is translated from the coding sequence ATGGATGCGTTGCGGCGAATGGCGATTTTTGCGCGGGTGGTGGAATTAGGCTCGATGAATGCCGCAGCCAAGGCGCTGGGCATGACGCCGTCGGCAGTCAGCCAGCATTTGAGCAAGCTCGAAGCGCAGCATAATGTGACCTTGCTGCACCGTACGACGCGCAAGCTGACGCTCACCGAGGCGGGCGCGGTGTTTTATCAGGGCTGCGCCGATATGCTGGCGGCGGCGCAATTGGCCGAGCAGCGCATTACCGAGCTGCGCGATGCGCCAGTGGGCGAGCTGCGGCTCTCGGCACCGACAGGTTTTGCGGGCCCCTTGATTAGTCAGGCGCTAGCGCCGCTACTCAAAGCGCACCCGCAACTGTCGCTGCGGCTGTTTTTTCACGATGAAATGATCGATCTGGTGGGTAATCGGATTGATCTGGCGCTGCGCGCGGGCGAGCTAAAAGACTCTAGCCTCGTCGCACGGCATCTGGCCGATTGGCCCAATGTACTGGTCGCAGCGCCGCAATTTCTGGCGCGCATCGCGCCGATTGCGCACCCATCGCAATTGGCCGAGCAGCAATGGATAGGCATTGAGGCGGGGCGGAGTGATTTTGTATTTATCCACCCCAATGGCGAGCGTTGCCAGCCAACGATCACGCCGCGCATTGTGAGTAATAATATTGTCTCGGCCCGCGAATTTGTCTTGGCGGGAATGGGGCTAGCGATCCAGCCTGAGCCCGAAGTACGCACAGCGATCAATGACGGCCGACTGATGGTGGTGTTACCCGAATGGCGCTTACCCAGTATCGCGATCTACGCCGTCACCCCCCGCCGCGAAGCGCAACCGGCCAAGGTACGCTACGCGATCGAGGCGCTGAAAGCACAGCTGGCGCTGTAA
- a CDS encoding cysteine hydrolase family protein gives MTQPSQRALLVIDLQNDYFPGGAFPQWNTDATLLNIEQAMAKAKAAGTPIIHIQHIADPTRGIAPFFNKDSVGAEIHQRVLAAAPDAPVVIKAYADGFHHTNLEATLQELGITELLVCGMMTQNCVTHTAISKAAEKYTVSILADCCTTVSEMIHLIALNAASTRVPLVNSADVL, from the coding sequence ATGACTCAGCCAAGCCAACGTGCCTTGTTAGTGATTGATTTGCAGAATGATTATTTCCCTGGCGGCGCATTTCCGCAGTGGAATACCGACGCCACTTTGCTGAATATCGAGCAGGCGATGGCCAAGGCCAAAGCGGCGGGTACGCCGATTATTCATATTCAGCACATTGCCGATCCAACTAGGGGTATTGCTCCCTTCTTTAATAAAGACAGCGTTGGTGCAGAGATACATCAGCGGGTATTGGCCGCCGCGCCCGATGCGCCCGTCGTGATTAAAGCCTACGCTGATGGGTTTCACCACACCAATCTGGAGGCGACGCTGCAAGAGCTGGGCATTACCGAGCTATTGGTCTGCGGCATGATGACGCAAAACTGCGTCACCCATACGGCCATCTCGAAAGCCGCCGAAAAATATACCGTGTCGATTCTGGCTGATTGCTGCACGACGGTCAGCGAGATGATCCATCTAATCGCGCTGAACGCCGCATCGACTCGCGTGCCATTGGTCAATAGTGCTGACGTTTTATGA